The segment CGCCCTGCTCTAACCCTTCGCGCATCGCCATGTTCTCCTCTCGCTCCTCCTTCCTTGCGTTGGGTCTGGCCTTCGCGCTCGCCGGCTGCAGCACGCGCACGACGACGCCCGCGCCCCTTGCCGCCCTCGATTACGCCGGCGACCAGCAGGCGCTCGTCGCGCTCGATCAGGAAATCGCCGCCGCCGGCCAGGATGCCGCCAAGCTTTCCGCTCTCGCCGCGCGGCTGGTCCGGACGCTCGGCGACGCGCAAGCGACCTTCGCCGCGCGTCAGGCTGCGGCGCAACGGCTCGCGCTGTTTCCCGCGTCCGTGCTGACCAGCAGCGAACACGCGCCCGTGTTCACCGCGCTGCTCGCCGACGCGAAAAACTACCATCTCGCCCGGCTCGCGCTCGACCTCGTGCCCGGCGACAGCATCGACGCGCTCTATCTGCACGCGTTCGAGACCGCGCCCGCTCCCGCACAGCTCGGGCTCGTGCAATCGCTCGGCAACCGTCGCACGGCGAGCGCCGTGCCGCTGCTGTCGCGCTTGCTCGACGCGTCCGACAGCGCGCTCGCCAACGCCGCCGCCAAAGCGCTCGGCCAGATCGGCACCAGCGACGCGCTCACCGCGCTGCAGCACGCGCCCAATCCCGCCGCGCCTGAGCTGATCGCCGCCCGACTGGCCGCGATCGATCGGATCGGCGGCGAAGCCGCCGCGCGCGAGGCCCGTGCGATCTCCACGAATCTCGGCGTCCCCGCGCATCTCCGCGCCGCCGCTTTGCGCACGCTCCTCTTCGCCGAACCCCAAACCGCGCCGGAGCGCTTCGTCAACGCCATCAGCAGCGGCGACGCGGAAGTGCAGCCCGTGGTGATCGAAGCCATCGCGACGCATCCCTCTCCCGCACTGGTCGACGCGCTCACCGCTCGACTCGCGTCCTGGAATCCCATCACGCAGTCCGCGGTCATCACTGCGCTCGCGCGGCGCGGCGACGCTGCCGCGGTCGCCGCGATCTCCACCGCCACGCAGAGTTCCGATCCGATCGTGCGCACCGCTGCGATCGAGGCGCTCGGCCAGCTCCCCGGCTCGCCTGACACCGCCGTGCTCCTCGCGCGACTCGCCACCGGCGATTGCGTCGATGAGGCCAAGCTCGCACGCCAAAGCCTCGCGCGGCTCAACGGCCCGGGCGTGGCCGACGCCGTGCTCGGCGGCGCGCGCGAGGGCGAACCCGCGTTGCGCGAAGTGTTCCTCGACCAGATCGCCGCGCGCAACATGACCGCCGCCGTCCCGCTCCTGCTGGGCACGCGCAGCGATCCGAATCCGAAGCTCCGCGCCGCCGCGCTCGGCTCGCTCGCCGAACTCGCGCCCGCTTCCGAGCAGCCCGCAATCCTCGATTGGGCCGTGGCCGCGACCGATTCCTCCGAGCAGTCGCGCGCGCTTCGTGCGTTGGCCAACGTCACGCTGCGCAATCCGGACGTTGCGGGCCGCGCCCGCCCGGTGATCGCCGCCATCGAAAAGGCGCCCGCCGAGATCGCCGCGCGGCTGGTCCCGGTGCTGCCGCGGATCGGCGGCGCCGACAGCGCCAAATGCGCCGCGCAGCTCGCGCTTCGCGATCAACCGGCTCTCGCCACCGCCGCCGCGACGACGCTTTCGCGATGGACCGACGCTTCCGGCCTGCCCCACCTCGTCACCGTCGCGGAGAAAAGCCCGCTCGAGGAAACGCGGCGCGGCGCGGTGCGCGGTGCGGTCACCTATCTTAACCGCTCACGCAGTCTGTCGTCCGACGAACTGTCCGCGTTCGTCGCCCGGCTGCTCGCCGTGGCGAAGGATGACGCCACGCGCGCAAATCTCGTTTACCTGCTCACGCGCTGTCGCGACGACGCGGCACTCGCGCTCGCCGAAAAACTGAAAGCGGAGCCCGCGATCGCCGAGACGGCCAATGATGCCGTGCTCGCGATCCGCGCTAACCGCGCGGGCGCGCCGGTGCTGACCGCCACGGCCAACCAGGACGACGTCGCCCGGCTCGTCGACGGCAAGCCCAACACCCGCTGGGCCGCGCAATCCAAACTCGGCCAGTCCGTGCAGGTCGACTTCCACTCGACCCGACCGGTGCGCCAGGTCGTGCTTGACGGCGCCGGCAACCAGTGGGGTTATCCGGATCAAGTCGAGATCATCGTCACCGACGATCCACAGCACCCGACGCCCGCCGTCGCCACCGCCGCCGGCGAGCCGGGGAAGACAACGATCAATCTGCCTGCCGGCACGCGCGGCCGTTACCTGATCGTCCGCCACTCGACCGATAAGCCCGACGGATGGTGGAGCATGGCCGAACTGCTAATCGACTGAGTCGATCAGCGCGTAGGGGCGCAGCTTGCTGCGCCCTTAGATTTCGAAGGGCGTCGCAGCCGACGCCCCTACCATCGGGGATTACGGAAAGAAGTTACGGCGGTCAGGTAGGGCGCGGATTCCGCTCCGCGCCGCGAGCACCTCTGGTCATCGCGGCGGCGAGGGGACTCGCCGCCCTACCCCGTGTCCCTTCTCCGGGTAAGTTTCAATGGCCCTTCGGTTTCCTCTCTCAGCTCTGGACTCTCAGCTCTGGACTCTCAGCTCTCGCCTAGATTCCCAACCCCCACGGCCCGCGCATCGAGCGCGCGCACATTCGGTTCGCGACTAAATCGTCGATGAAGGCTTCGCGCGCCGGATCCCACCGCAGCTTCCGTCCGAGCAGCATCGCGATGTTGCCGAGATTGCAGACGGTCGTGCCCCGATGCCCGGTCTCGACGTCCGAAATGGGTCTCGCGCGACTGCGGAGGCACTGGAGAAAGTTGTCGTGATGATTGTCGCTCGTCGGCAGCTTGATCGCGCCTTCGCGCGCCGCCGCGGCTTTCAACAACGCCGGATCTGAGGCCGTGCTGGTGGAGCGCGACACGTCGATCCAGCCGCGTTCGCCGAAAAAACGCACGTTGCCATCGAACACGCCGTCATAGCGCGTGCGACAGCGCAGCGGCACGCCGTTCGCATAGCGGCACGTGAAGTCGACCTTCGTCGCCGTGGTGAACAGACCGCTCGTCGGAAACTCGCCCTGGCCTTCGATCTCCACCGGGCCCGAGTCGTCCATGCCCAGCGCCCACTGCGCGATGTCGATGTAGTGCGCGCCCCAATTGGTCACCTGTCCGGCGGCGTAATCGAGAATGAAACGGAAGTTGTAGTGACAACCCTGTCGGTTGAACGGGGTCCACGGCGCCGGCCCCAGCCACAGGTCCCAATCGAGCCCGGCCGGCACCGGCTCGGGCTCCCACGTCGCGCCGGTGAATTTGTTGTTCGCCGGAATCAACACCTCGATGCGCTCGAGCCGACCGAGCCCGCCGTTGCGGATGAACTCCGCCGCATCGTGAAACCGCCGCGTCGAGCGCTGTTGCGTGCCGGTCTGGATCACGCGGCCGTGCTTCCGCGCGGCATTCACCAGCTCGCGGCCTTCGCGGATCGTCAGCGTGAGCGGTTTTTCCACGTACACGTCCTTGCCCTGCCGGATCGCCTCGATCGCGTTCAGCGCATGCCAGTTGTCCGGCGTGCAAACCCACACCGCGTCCAGATCCGCCCGCGCTGCCAGCTCACGAAAGTCGCCAAACATCCGACAACCGTTGTCGCCGTAAAACGCGTTGACCTTCGCCGCCGTCGCCTCGAGCCGCACCCGATCGACGTCGCAGAGTGCGGCGATCCGCACTTCGGGAAATCCCAGCAGCGTGTCGATGTGGCCCTGCGCGATGTTGCCCGTGCCGATCACCCCGACGGCGATCTGATTGCTCGGCGCCGTCGCGCCGAATAGCCGGGATGACAGCACGCCGGGCATCGTTGCCACCGCCCCCGCCGCCATCGCACGCTTGAGAAATTCCCGCCGGCTCAACGGCACCGCAGGCGTTCTCATGTCGAGGCCCTCCCCGCCAGTCGCTCCACCGCCCGCTCCGCGCCCGCGCGCACCTCGGGCGTTTCCTTCTCGTCCAGCGCGATCGCCGTCAGCCGCTCCACCGCCGCAGTATCGTTCCGCGTCACGATGCTACCGATGACGCCCAACTTGGCGCGTCCGCGGAGCCAGCCCAGCGCCTCGCGGTAAGCGCCCCCCACGGCAGGATCATCGAGCCCGTCGAGCGCGAGCCGCGCGTCATCCGCGCTGTCGTCGCGCCGCAGCAGGGCCGCCGCCGCCGGCACGCACTGCGCCGAACCAATCCAGCCGAGCGTCCGGCAAATGAACTGCCGGCCGGCCACCGTCAGCTCGGCCTGGCCGAGCGCCGTGATCAGCCTCGCCTCCAGTTCCGGCCACTGCGACCGGTCGGCGTTCAGCACCATCTGTTGCACGGTGCTCGCAAAGCTCCGGTCACCCCCGAATTCCAACCGCACGATCTCGCGCCACGGATCCGGCGTCGCGGTGAACCAGCGATCACGTTCCTGCAGGTCGGGCCGCTCCACGCTTTGCACGCCTTCGGAGGTGTTTTCCTGAGGGGAATCGTCAACCATGATGCGCGTAAAGAATCGGTTCCAACAAACCACACGCGGGCACCCGCGCACGAAAATTCGCAACTTTCGCCCGCGCGATGCGTGAAGCGCCTTACGTGCGCTCGCACAATCCCGCGATTGGTCGCACATTTCCGCGAATGCCCGTTTCGTTTCGATCTCTTCGCTCGACGTCCGTCGCCGCGCGCACATCGTGTGGCCCCTCCGCGCTCGTCGCTCACTTGGCGGGCGAAACGGACGTCCTCCCCTTTACCCTATGAGCTCTCCTACTCTGTCCCGTCGCGACTTCCTCAAAGCCGCCTCGCTCGCTTCGGCCGCGGTCACGTTCCCCAACATCCTGCGCTCGCAGAACGGCCAGTCGCCGAACAACAAACTCAACATCGCCTTCTGCGGTGTCGGTGGTCGCGGTTACGACGCCGTCAACGGGCTCAAGGGCGAGAACATGGTCGCGTTCTGCGACGTGGATGACGAACGCGCCACGAAGGCGTTCGAGGAGTTCCCGAATGTCCCGCGGTTCCGCGACTATCGCCAGATGCTCGACAAGCTCGGCAACCAGATCGACGCGGTCACGGTGTCCACGCCCGACCACATGCATTTCCCGATCGCGGTCGCCGCGCTGCAGCTGGGCAAGCACGTGTTCGTGGAGAAGCCGATGACCCACACGATCGCCGAGGCGCGCAAGCTCGGCCAACTCGCCCGCGAGAAGAAGGTCGCCACCATCATGGGCAACCAGGGCCACGCCAACGAAGGCCTGCGGTTGATCAAGGAATGGCATCAGGCGGGAATCCTGGGCGAAGTTCGCGAAATCCACAGCTGGACCGATCGCCCGATCTGGCCGCAAGGCGTGGGCAAGCCGGACCACAGCAAGATGCTGCCGGTGGTGCCGCCCACGCTCGACTGGGATCTCTGGCTCGGCGTCGCCGAACCGCGCGAATACGATCCGGCCTACATGCCGTTCAACTGGCGCGGCTATTGGGACTTTGGCACCGGCGCGCTCGGCGACATGGGTTGCCACATCATGGACGGCGCCTACTGGGCGCTCGAACTCACGCAGCCCACGGCCGTCGAGGCGATCAGCGCGCGACAGACCGAGGTCAGCCCGCCAACGGCGTCGATCGTCGCCTACGAATTTCCCGCCCGCGGCCAGATGCCGGCGGTGAAGTGGACGTGGTACGACGGCGGGCTGCAGCCGTTGCTCCCGCCGGAATTCGAGGAGACGCGCAAGCTGCAGAACAACGGCACGCTCATCGTCGGCAGCAGGGCCACGGTGTTCGCCGACACTTACTACGCCAGCGCCCGCATCATTCCGGAGACGAAGATGCGTGAGCTCGCGCCCTCGCTGCCGACGAAGACAATCCCGCGCGTCGAGGGCGGCCACTTCGCCGAGTGGGTCCGCGCCTGCAAGGGCGGCAAGCCCGCGGGCTCGAACTTCGAATACGCATCGCAGCTCACGGAAGCGGTCCTGCTCAGCAACGTCGCGATTCGCGCGCGCCGTCGGATCGAGTGGGACGCCGCGACGATGAAGATCACCAATCTTCCCGCGGCCAACCAATACGTCTCCAAGTCCTACCGCGCCGGGTTCGGCGTCTGAGCCTGCGCGCCGTCGCAGTATGAGCACCGACGCCGACAGCGAATTGCCCAAAGAAGTGACCGGGGAATGCCTCAATGGTAGGGCGCGACCGCTGGGCGCGCCGAACAGCCAGCGGCGGGCAGCGGTCCCGCCCGACCCGACGCGGCCTCGCTTCCATTGGTATTCCTCCATCACCCTCCGGTTGTCAGCCGCCGGCCATCTTCTCTAGCCTGTCATCGCCTATTCTCCATGAGTGACCTATCCACCCCCGCCAAGCGCGTCGGCTGCGAATACGCCGCCGCCTTCGCCCTGCTCCGCCTGTTCCTCGGCCTGCGCACGCTGTTCGCCGGCATCGAAAAGTTCGAGCTGAAGGGCACCTACACCTTCGCGAACTACTACCAGAACATGGGCCGCATGGCCGAGGGCATCACCGGCGCGTCGTTCATGCCGCTGTGGGCCACCAAGCTCTTCGCGCACTCGCTCGGCTACGTGCTCGTCGTGCTCGGCATCGCGCTGCTCCTCGGGCTCAAAACTCGGCTGACGCTGTTCCTGAGCGGGCTCGTCTACGTGGCGCTCTCGTTCGGCCTCATGGCGGTGCAGGAGCAGCAGGGCATCGCTTGGCTCGGCATCCACGTGATCATGTTCGTCGGCGCGCTGCTGCTGGTGCGGCACAACCGTTTCGCGCTCTGGCCCGACAAGTTCGAATGAGGCGCGTGCCACGGGCGTCTCGCCCGTGCCGTCCTGCAAGTATCGTCCCCATGCCCGACCTCTCCCCTTCTCTCTCCCGTCGCGATTTCCTCGTCGCCGGCGCCAAGCTCGGCGCCGCCGCCCTCGCCGCACCCTACATCGCCCGAGCGCAGGGTTCCGCCGGCAGCGGTTCCAAGACGCTCAACGTCGCGATCATCGGCTGCGGCGAACAGGGCCGCGTGCTGCTCAACGCCGCGCTGAAGATTCCCGACATCCGGTTCCGCGCTGTCTGCGACATCTGGCCCTACAATCGCACCTACGGCGAACGGCTGCTGAAAAAATTCGGCCACGAGGCGCAACCTTTCGAGGACTATCGCGAGATGCTCTCCAGCGTCACCGACCTCGATGCGATTCTCGTCGCCACGCCGGACTTCGTGCACGCCGAGCACACGATCGCTGGACTGCGCGGCGGCAAGCACGTCTATTGCGAGAAGCTGATGTCCAACACGGTCGACGGCGCGCGCTCGATGGTGCATGCCGCCCGCGAGACCAGCAAGCTCCTGCAGATTGGCCACCAGCGGCGCAGCAATCCGCGCTATCAGCATGCCTTGAACAAGATCGTCCGCGAGAACCGGCTGCTCGGTCGCGTCACCAACGCCAGCGGCCAGTGGAATCGCGCCGTCACCGACGATCTCGGTTTCCCCGCCAACCGCGGGCTCACCGAGGCGCAGCTGCACAAATACGGCTACGCGAACATGCACGAGTTCCGGAACTGGCGCTGGTTCAAACGCTACGCCGGCGGCCCGATCTCCGACCTCGGCGCGCACCAGATCGATATCTTCAACTGGTTCCTCGGGGCGAATCCCAGCGCCGTCATCGCTGGCGGCGGCGTCGACTACTACACGACGCACGAATGGTATGACAACGTCACCGCGCTCTACGAATTCCGCACGAAGGAAGGCACGGTCCGCGCGAACTACGGCGTGCTCACGACCACCAGTGCCGGCGGCGGCTACCATGAATACTTCATGGGCGACGAGGGCGCGCTGAAGATTTCGGAGAACCCGAAATACACCAAGCTCTACCGCGAGGCCCGCGCCCCGGAATGGGATCAGTGGGTCACGAAGGGTGTGATCGTCCGCCCGGAGTCCGGCGAAGGCGCGCCCGATCCGCTCCTGCCGTGGGAAAAGCCGCGGCCCAAGGTCGTCATGGCCGCGCCGCGCGCCAACCTCGTCGATGTCCGCGAAACCGCCGCGCTGTCCGCATGGGACATCCCGGTCACGCTCGACAAGGCGATCCACCAGCCGCACCTCGAGAACTTCTTCGATGCGATCCGCAATGGCACGCCGCTCAATTGTCCGGCCGACTCCGCCTTCGCCACTGCCGTCACGGTGCTGAAGGTGAACGAAGCCGTCGCCGCGCAAAAGATGCTGACGTTTGCGCCCGAAGATTTCGTGGCATAATCGTGTGCGTCCGGCGCACGGCAAAACCGCAACCATCGATCTCTTTCTCCCATGATTCGTCCCCTGCTCTCCCTCCTCGTCACGCTCTCCGCGCTCGGCGTCGCGCAAGCCGCCGACGAAGTCCCGCTGAAGCTCGAGCTGCCGCGTCCGCTCTTCGTCGGCACGCCGCGCCCGCTCAAGCTGGCGAATCTGGAAAAGCCGCGGCAGGGCCGCCGGCCCGACTTCATGGTGCCCGCCGGCACCGAGCTGCTCTCCAAGGGCAAGCCCGTCACGAGCAGCGACCCGCTGCCCGTCATCGGCGAACTCAGCTACGTCACGGACGGCGACAAGTCCGGTTCCGAGGGCAGCTACGTGGAGCTCGGGCCCGGCGTCCAATGGGTGGAGGTCGATTTGGAAAAGCCCGCGAAGCTCGCCGCGATCGTGGTGTGGCACTTCCACTCGCAGGCGCGCGCGTATCACGATTTCATCGTCCAGGTATCGGACGACCCTGAGTTCAAGCAAGGCGTCACCACGCTCTACAACAACGACGACGACAACTCGGCCGGGCTCGGCGCCGGCAAGGATCCCGCGTACATCGAGACCTACGAAGGCCGGTTGGTCGATGCCAAGGGCACGACCGGTCGCTATGTCCGACTCACCAGCAACGGCAACACGTCGGACGAGCTGAATCACTACATCGAGGTCGAGGTCTACGGTCAGCCCGCGAGCTGAGCCCGCACACGACCGCGATCGTTTTCGTCAGGGCGCCGTTCGTCGGCGCCCTTTTTGTTTTGGAACACCCCCGCCGACCGGCGCAACGTGTACGCCTCCCTCGCCTCGCCGTCTTGAGTTCTGCGCGCTGGTGGGCAAACCTCCGATGCGCAACCCCGGGGTGGCTCGCTTCCGGCCTCGCTGCTGCGCTCGTCCGCATGTCTTCGCTCTTCCAACGCTGGCTCCCCCTGACGCTCATCGCGGTGGCGGCGTTGGCGCTGCGCACGTGGCAGCTTTCAGCGCGGCCGATGCATGCGGACGAAGCCAACCAGGCCGTCAAGCTTGGCCAGCTGCTCGAGACCGGCCGCTATGCCTTCGATCCGCGCGATCATCACGGTCCCACGCTCTACTACGCCGCGGTGCCGATCGCGATGCTCCGCGGTGAGCAGTCGCTGGCTACCTTGACCGAGACGACCGTCCGGCTCACGCCCGC is part of the Opitutus terrae PB90-1 genome and harbors:
- a CDS encoding HEAT repeat domain-containing protein, with product MFSSRSSFLALGLAFALAGCSTRTTTPAPLAALDYAGDQQALVALDQEIAAAGQDAAKLSALAARLVRTLGDAQATFAARQAAAQRLALFPASVLTSSEHAPVFTALLADAKNYHLARLALDLVPGDSIDALYLHAFETAPAPAQLGLVQSLGNRRTASAVPLLSRLLDASDSALANAAAKALGQIGTSDALTALQHAPNPAAPELIAARLAAIDRIGGEAAAREARAISTNLGVPAHLRAAALRTLLFAEPQTAPERFVNAISSGDAEVQPVVIEAIATHPSPALVDALTARLASWNPITQSAVITALARRGDAAAVAAISTATQSSDPIVRTAAIEALGQLPGSPDTAVLLARLATGDCVDEAKLARQSLARLNGPGVADAVLGGAREGEPALREVFLDQIAARNMTAAVPLLLGTRSDPNPKLRAAALGSLAELAPASEQPAILDWAVAATDSSEQSRALRALANVTLRNPDVAGRARPVIAAIEKAPAEIAARLVPVLPRIGGADSAKCAAQLALRDQPALATAAATTLSRWTDASGLPHLVTVAEKSPLEETRRGAVRGAVTYLNRSRSLSSDELSAFVARLLAVAKDDATRANLVYLLTRCRDDAALALAEKLKAEPAIAETANDAVLAIRANRAGAPVLTATANQDDVARLVDGKPNTRWAAQSKLGQSVQVDFHSTRPVRQVVLDGAGNQWGYPDQVEIIVTDDPQHPTPAVATAAGEPGKTTINLPAGTRGRYLIVRHSTDKPDGWWSMAELLID
- a CDS encoding Gfo/Idh/MocA family protein is translated as MRTPAVPLSRREFLKRAMAAGAVATMPGVLSSRLFGATAPSNQIAVGVIGTGNIAQGHIDTLLGFPEVRIAALCDVDRVRLEATAAKVNAFYGDNGCRMFGDFRELAARADLDAVWVCTPDNWHALNAIEAIRQGKDVYVEKPLTLTIREGRELVNAARKHGRVIQTGTQQRSTRRFHDAAEFIRNGGLGRLERIEVLIPANNKFTGATWEPEPVPAGLDWDLWLGPAPWTPFNRQGCHYNFRFILDYAAGQVTNWGAHYIDIAQWALGMDDSGPVEIEGQGEFPTSGLFTTATKVDFTCRYANGVPLRCRTRYDGVFDGNVRFFGERGWIDVSRSTSTASDPALLKAAAAREGAIKLPTSDNHHDNFLQCLRSRARPISDVETGHRGTTVCNLGNIAMLLGRKLRWDPAREAFIDDLVANRMCARSMRGPWGLGI
- a CDS encoding Gfo/Idh/MocA family protein, which translates into the protein MSSPTLSRRDFLKAASLASAAVTFPNILRSQNGQSPNNKLNIAFCGVGGRGYDAVNGLKGENMVAFCDVDDERATKAFEEFPNVPRFRDYRQMLDKLGNQIDAVTVSTPDHMHFPIAVAALQLGKHVFVEKPMTHTIAEARKLGQLAREKKVATIMGNQGHANEGLRLIKEWHQAGILGEVREIHSWTDRPIWPQGVGKPDHSKMLPVVPPTLDWDLWLGVAEPREYDPAYMPFNWRGYWDFGTGALGDMGCHIMDGAYWALELTQPTAVEAISARQTEVSPPTASIVAYEFPARGQMPAVKWTWYDGGLQPLLPPEFEETRKLQNNGTLIVGSRATVFADTYYASARIIPETKMRELAPSLPTKTIPRVEGGHFAEWVRACKGGKPAGSNFEYASQLTEAVLLSNVAIRARRRIEWDAATMKITNLPAANQYVSKSYRAGFGV
- a CDS encoding DoxX family membrane protein — protein: MSDLSTPAKRVGCEYAAAFALLRLFLGLRTLFAGIEKFELKGTYTFANYYQNMGRMAEGITGASFMPLWATKLFAHSLGYVLVVLGIALLLGLKTRLTLFLSGLVYVALSFGLMAVQEQQGIAWLGIHVIMFVGALLLVRHNRFALWPDKFE
- a CDS encoding Gfo/Idh/MocA family protein; the encoded protein is MPDLSPSLSRRDFLVAGAKLGAAALAAPYIARAQGSAGSGSKTLNVAIIGCGEQGRVLLNAALKIPDIRFRAVCDIWPYNRTYGERLLKKFGHEAQPFEDYREMLSSVTDLDAILVATPDFVHAEHTIAGLRGGKHVYCEKLMSNTVDGARSMVHAARETSKLLQIGHQRRSNPRYQHALNKIVRENRLLGRVTNASGQWNRAVTDDLGFPANRGLTEAQLHKYGYANMHEFRNWRWFKRYAGGPISDLGAHQIDIFNWFLGANPSAVIAGGGVDYYTTHEWYDNVTALYEFRTKEGTVRANYGVLTTTSAGGGYHEYFMGDEGALKISENPKYTKLYREARAPEWDQWVTKGVIVRPESGEGAPDPLLPWEKPRPKVVMAAPRANLVDVRETAALSAWDIPVTLDKAIHQPHLENFFDAIRNGTPLNCPADSAFATAVTVLKVNEAVAAQKMLTFAPEDFVA
- a CDS encoding discoidin domain-containing protein; amino-acid sequence: MIRPLLSLLVTLSALGVAQAADEVPLKLELPRPLFVGTPRPLKLANLEKPRQGRRPDFMVPAGTELLSKGKPVTSSDPLPVIGELSYVTDGDKSGSEGSYVELGPGVQWVEVDLEKPAKLAAIVVWHFHSQARAYHDFIVQVSDDPEFKQGVTTLYNNDDDNSAGLGAGKDPAYIETYEGRLVDAKGTTGRYVRLTSNGNTSDELNHYIEVEVYGQPAS